From the genome of Bradyrhizobium elkanii USDA 76, one region includes:
- the rnhA gene encoding ribonuclease HI has protein sequence MRGVSDKPHVIVFTDGACSGNPGPGGWGAILRFGEAEKELKGGEPHTTNNRMELMAAISALEALKKPCVVDLTTDSQYVRQGITGWIHGWKRNGWRTADKKPVKNVELWQRLDAALKPHEVRWHWIKGHAGHAENERADELAREGVAMARLKS, from the coding sequence ATGCGCGGCGTGAGCGACAAGCCGCATGTGATTGTCTTCACCGATGGTGCCTGCTCCGGAAATCCGGGGCCGGGCGGCTGGGGCGCGATCCTCAGATTCGGCGAGGCCGAGAAGGAATTGAAGGGCGGCGAGCCGCACACCACCAACAACCGCATGGAGCTGATGGCGGCGATCTCGGCGCTGGAAGCGCTGAAGAAGCCCTGTGTGGTCGATCTCACCACCGACAGCCAGTATGTCCGCCAGGGCATCACCGGCTGGATCCACGGCTGGAAGCGCAACGGCTGGCGCACCGCCGACAAGAAGCCGGTCAAGAATGTCGAGCTGTGGCAGCGCCTCGATGCCGCGCTGAAGCCGCATGAGGTGCGCTGGCACTGGATCAAGGGCCACGCCGGCCACGCCGAGAACGAACGCGCCGACGAGCTGGCGCGCGAGGGCGTGGCGATGGCGAGGTTGAAGAGTTAG
- a CDS encoding homoserine kinase, translating into MAVYTDVAAEDLAEFLKSYDIGELLSYKGIAEGVENSNFLLHTSQGAYILTLYEKRVAEDDLPYFLSLMAHLAERGVSCPQPARNRKGEVTSRLAGRPAAIINFLEGVWPRRPNVAHCAGVGGALAKMHVAGRDFPLVRNNPLSVAGWRPLFDLAAARADSVQAGLHDFIARELDHLEASWPADLPVGVIHADLFPDNVFFLGDKLSGLIDFPFACNDILAYDVAICLNAWCFEPDHAFNVTKARALLNAYGRERPLSAAEEAALPLLARGAAMRFLLTRLVDFLNVPEGALVQPKDPLEYVRKLRFQQNVASLRDYGITPAGCAA; encoded by the coding sequence ATGGCGGTCTACACCGACGTTGCCGCCGAAGACCTCGCGGAATTCCTCAAAAGCTACGACATCGGCGAACTGCTCTCCTACAAGGGCATCGCCGAGGGCGTCGAGAATTCGAACTTCCTGCTGCACACCAGCCAGGGCGCCTACATCCTCACGCTCTATGAGAAGCGCGTGGCGGAGGACGACCTGCCGTATTTCCTGTCGCTGATGGCGCATCTCGCCGAGCGCGGCGTGTCGTGCCCGCAGCCGGCGCGCAACCGCAAGGGCGAGGTCACCAGCCGGCTCGCCGGCCGGCCCGCGGCGATCATCAACTTCCTCGAGGGCGTGTGGCCGCGGCGGCCGAACGTGGCGCATTGCGCCGGCGTCGGCGGGGCGCTGGCCAAAATGCACGTCGCCGGCCGCGATTTCCCGCTGGTCCGCAACAACCCGCTGTCGGTCGCCGGCTGGCGGCCGCTGTTCGATCTCGCCGCCGCGCGGGCCGACAGCGTGCAGGCCGGATTGCACGACTTCATCGCGCGTGAGCTCGATCATCTCGAAGCCTCGTGGCCGGCGGATCTGCCGGTCGGCGTCATCCATGCCGACCTGTTTCCCGACAACGTCTTTTTTCTGGGCGACAAGCTCTCGGGCCTGATCGACTTCCCGTTCGCCTGCAACGACATCCTGGCCTACGACGTCGCGATCTGCCTCAACGCCTGGTGCTTCGAGCCGGATCATGCCTTCAACGTCACCAAGGCGCGCGCATTGCTCAATGCCTATGGCCGCGAGCGCCCGCTGTCGGCGGCGGAAGAGGCCGCGCTGCCGCTGCTCGCGCGCGGTGCCGCGATGCGCTTCCTGCTGACGCGGCTGGTCGATTTCCTCAACGTGCCCGAAGGCGCGCTGGTGCAGCCGAAGGACCCGCTGGAATATGTCCGCAAGCTGCGCTTCCAGCAGAATGTCGCGAGCCTGCGCGATTACGGCATCACGCCGGCCGGATGCGCGGCGTGA
- the ispH gene encoding 4-hydroxy-3-methylbut-2-enyl diphosphate reductase produces the protein MSAKKPDLRIVLCSPRGFCAGVVRAIDTVERALTIYGAPVYVRHEIVHNKYVVDSLKTKGAIFVEELAEIPDDTNAPVVFSAHGVPKSVPAEAKSRNFFSLDATCPLVTKVHREAAIHFKRGREILLIGHSHHPEVVGTLGQLPAGAVTLIETAEDAKTFVPKDPDNLAFVTQTTLSIDDTAEIVALLKQRFPNVNGPHKEDICYATTNRQLAVKKVAPVVDALIVVGAPNSSNSQRLREVAEREGCPIAVLAQRASDIDWQRFDGIRSLGITAGASAPEVIVEEIMGAFAERYELHVETVSAAEENEFFPLPRSLRPDAAAAE, from the coding sequence ATGTCAGCGAAAAAACCCGACCTTAGAATCGTGCTTTGTTCCCCCCGCGGCTTCTGCGCCGGGGTGGTTCGCGCCATCGACACGGTCGAACGTGCCCTCACCATTTATGGCGCGCCGGTCTATGTCCGGCACGAAATCGTCCATAACAAGTATGTGGTCGACAGCCTGAAGACCAAAGGCGCCATTTTCGTCGAGGAATTGGCCGAAATCCCCGACGATACCAATGCGCCGGTGGTGTTTTCCGCCCACGGCGTTCCGAAATCGGTTCCCGCCGAGGCCAAATCCCGCAATTTCTTCTCGCTGGACGCGACCTGCCCGCTGGTGACCAAGGTCCACCGCGAGGCGGCGATCCATTTCAAGCGCGGCCGCGAGATCCTGCTGATCGGACATTCCCATCACCCTGAGGTGGTCGGCACCTTGGGCCAGTTGCCGGCCGGCGCCGTGACCCTGATCGAGACCGCCGAGGATGCCAAGACCTTCGTCCCCAAGGACCCCGACAACCTCGCCTTCGTGACCCAGACGACGCTGTCGATCGACGACACCGCGGAGATCGTGGCGCTGCTCAAGCAGCGCTTCCCGAACGTCAACGGTCCGCACAAGGAAGACATCTGCTACGCGACCACCAACCGCCAGCTCGCGGTGAAGAAGGTGGCGCCGGTGGTCGATGCCCTGATCGTGGTCGGCGCGCCGAACTCGTCGAACTCGCAGCGCCTGCGCGAGGTCGCCGAGCGCGAGGGCTGCCCGATCGCCGTGCTCGCCCAGCGCGCCAGCGACATCGACTGGCAGCGCTTCGATGGCATCAGGAGCCTCGGCATCACCGCGGGCGCCTCGGCGCCGGAGGTGATCGTCGAGGAGATCATGGGCGCGTTTGCCGAGCGCTATGAACTGCACGTGGAGACGGTCTCGGCCGCGGAAGAGAACGAGTTCTTCCCGCTGCCGCGTTCGCTGCGGCCTGACGCTGCCGCGGCGGAATAG
- a CDS encoding DUF1013 domain-containing protein: MSNAPLMPKATAVWLVDNTALTFDQVADFTKMHPLEVRAIADGDAAQGIKGMDPISNGQLTREEIERGERDQNYRLKLQESKVVLPSAAKKKGPRYTPVSRRHERPSAILWLVRNHPELKDAQIMRLVGTTKTTIASVRDRTHWNASTLTPMDPVTLGLCSQIELDFEVQRAAKEKPTTTVYGGATLLPASETTRKDELDDQPIERHDDLNVDAVFAKLKTIGGKKPDDEEE; encoded by the coding sequence ATGAGCAACGCACCGCTGATGCCGAAGGCGACTGCCGTGTGGTTGGTCGACAATACCGCCCTGACCTTCGATCAGGTGGCCGATTTTACCAAAATGCACCCCTTAGAGGTCCGCGCCATCGCCGACGGCGACGCCGCCCAGGGCATCAAGGGCATGGACCCGATTTCCAACGGCCAGCTGACCCGCGAGGAGATCGAGCGCGGCGAGCGCGACCAGAACTACCGCCTCAAGCTGCAGGAGAGCAAGGTGGTGCTGCCTTCCGCCGCCAAGAAGAAGGGCCCGCGCTACACCCCGGTGTCGCGCCGCCATGAGCGGCCGAGCGCGATCCTCTGGCTGGTGCGCAACCATCCCGAGCTGAAGGACGCCCAGATCATGCGTCTGGTCGGCACCACCAAGACCACGATCGCCAGCGTGCGCGACCGCACCCACTGGAACGCCTCGACCCTGACCCCGATGGACCCGGTGACGCTCGGCCTGTGCTCGCAGATCGAGCTCGATTTCGAGGTGCAGCGCGCCGCCAAGGAGAAGCCGACCACCACCGTCTACGGCGGCGCCACGCTGCTGCCGGCCTCCGAGACCACGCGCAAGGACGAGCTGGACGACCAGCCGATCGAGCGCCACGACGATCTCAACGTCGACGCCGTGTTCGCCAAGCTGAAGACGATCGGCGGCAAGAAGCCCGACGACGAGGAAGAGTAA
- a CDS encoding propionyl-CoA synthetase gives MNIQGKSRYHEVYARSLRDPEGFWAEAAREIDWIEPAKKILDPSVGAYGRWFAGAVVNTCYNALDRHVAGGRASQVALIHDSPLTNTTTKFTYSELLAEVQTLAAVMQDFGVTKGDRVILYMPMVPEAVVAMLACARIGAVHSVVFGGFAAKELATRIDDAKPKLIFSASCGIEPGRIVQYKPLLDEAIRLAGSKPETCIILQRPQQACELTAGRDHDWATLRQAAFDAGKAAPCVPVAATDPLYILYTSGTTGIPKGVVRDNGGHLVALKWSMHNLYGVKPGEIWWCGSDIGWVVGHSYIVYGPLIHGATTIMYEGKPVGTPDAGAFWRVISEHKAVAFFTAPTAFRAIKKEDPEGKFIRNYDLSSFRTLFLAGERADPPTVEWAEQQLKVPVIDHWWQTETGWCIAGNPVGLGQLPVKHGSPTVPMPGYQVDIVDEAAKPVGAGTMGSIVIKLPMPPGCLPTLWQQDDRFRDAYLSEFPGYYKTSDAGYKDEDGYVWVMGRTDDIINVAGHRLSTGGMEEILASHPDVAECAVLGVKDAIKGEVPCGFLVLKAGVTNAPAEVEKEVVALVRDKLGPVAAFKLAITVARLPKTRSGKILRGTIKKIADGESWTMPATIEDPKVLDEIGEALKGKA, from the coding sequence ATGAATATACAAGGCAAGAGCCGGTATCATGAGGTGTATGCCCGCTCGCTTCGGGACCCCGAGGGCTTTTGGGCGGAAGCGGCGCGCGAGATCGACTGGATCGAGCCGGCCAAGAAGATCCTCGATCCCTCGGTGGGCGCCTATGGGCGCTGGTTCGCCGGCGCCGTGGTCAACACCTGCTACAACGCGCTGGATCGCCATGTCGCCGGCGGCCGCGCCAGCCAGGTCGCGCTGATCCACGATTCGCCGCTCACCAACACGACCACCAAATTCACCTATTCCGAATTGTTGGCGGAGGTGCAGACGCTGGCCGCGGTGATGCAGGATTTCGGCGTCACCAAGGGCGATCGCGTCATCCTCTATATGCCGATGGTGCCGGAGGCCGTCGTCGCGATGCTCGCCTGCGCGCGGATCGGCGCGGTGCACAGCGTGGTGTTCGGCGGCTTCGCGGCCAAGGAGCTTGCGACCCGCATCGACGACGCCAAGCCGAAGCTGATCTTCTCGGCGAGCTGCGGCATCGAGCCCGGGCGCATCGTGCAATACAAGCCGCTGCTCGACGAGGCGATCCGCCTCGCCGGCAGCAAGCCCGAGACCTGCATCATCCTGCAGCGGCCGCAGCAGGCTTGCGAGCTCACCGCGGGCCGCGATCATGATTGGGCGACGCTGCGCCAGGCCGCGTTCGACGCCGGCAAGGCCGCGCCGTGCGTGCCGGTAGCCGCCACCGATCCGCTCTACATCCTCTACACGTCGGGCACGACCGGAATCCCGAAGGGCGTAGTGCGCGACAATGGCGGTCATCTCGTCGCGCTGAAATGGTCGATGCACAATCTCTACGGCGTGAAGCCCGGCGAGATCTGGTGGTGCGGCTCGGACATCGGCTGGGTGGTCGGCCATTCCTATATCGTCTACGGCCCGCTGATCCACGGCGCGACCACCATCATGTATGAGGGCAAGCCGGTCGGCACGCCGGATGCCGGCGCGTTCTGGCGCGTGATCTCAGAGCACAAGGCGGTCGCCTTCTTCACCGCGCCGACCGCGTTCCGCGCGATCAAGAAGGAAGACCCCGAGGGCAAGTTCATCCGGAATTACGATCTCTCGAGCTTCCGCACCCTGTTCCTCGCCGGCGAGCGCGCCGATCCGCCGACGGTGGAGTGGGCCGAGCAGCAGCTGAAGGTGCCGGTCATCGACCACTGGTGGCAGACCGAGACCGGATGGTGCATCGCCGGCAATCCGGTCGGGCTCGGCCAGCTGCCGGTCAAGCACGGCTCGCCCACGGTGCCGATGCCGGGCTATCAGGTCGACATCGTCGACGAGGCGGCAAAGCCGGTCGGGGCCGGCACGATGGGCTCGATCGTGATCAAGCTGCCGATGCCGCCGGGCTGCCTGCCGACGCTGTGGCAGCAGGACGATCGCTTCAGGGACGCCTATCTCTCGGAATTCCCCGGCTACTACAAGACCTCGGATGCCGGCTACAAGGACGAGGACGGCTATGTCTGGGTGATGGGCCGCACCGACGACATCATCAATGTCGCCGGCCACCGGCTCTCCACCGGCGGCATGGAGGAGATCCTCGCCTCGCATCCCGATGTCGCCGAATGCGCCGTGCTCGGCGTCAAGGACGCGATCAAGGGCGAGGTGCCCTGCGGCTTCCTGGTGCTGAAGGCCGGCGTGACCAATGCGCCCGCCGAGGTCGAGAAGGAGGTCGTGGCGCTGGTACGCGACAAGCTCGGGCCGGTCGCAGCCTTCAAGCTCGCGATCACGGTGGCGCGGCTGCCGAAGACCCGTTCCGGCAAGATCCTGCGCGGCACCATCAAGAAGATCGCCGATGGCGAGTCCTGGACCATGCCGGCGACGATCGAGGACCCGAAAGTGCTCGACGAAATCGGCGAGGCGCTGAAGGGGAAGGCGTAG
- a CDS encoding tetratricopeptide repeat protein: MRHKRANLAVMLICVGLSGGLMSGVARATGSEPGEDVQANAGPCIAAAAAADNDKIIDVCGALIDNEKAARPDRVKALMARAAAYDRKQMIDRAIADYDTVLKLDPSLADAHNARGELWRRKGDRPKAIMDFGAAVKLAPNHAAAKSNYKSLSLELERIGAMMAVAGKPSFDCRKARRPVEKAICANPTLADLDREIGASTFRAVREAQNPGQARELQREQDQFIARRNAEFGKPGYDLQKAMRERLQRINGVDGY, translated from the coding sequence ATGCGACACAAACGCGCAAATCTGGCCGTGATGCTGATCTGCGTTGGCCTGTCGGGCGGGCTGATGTCGGGCGTTGCGCGCGCCACCGGCAGCGAGCCGGGCGAGGATGTGCAGGCCAATGCCGGCCCCTGCATCGCGGCGGCAGCGGCGGCCGATAACGACAAGATCATCGACGTCTGCGGCGCGCTGATCGACAATGAGAAGGCGGCGCGGCCCGATCGCGTCAAGGCGCTGATGGCGCGGGCGGCCGCCTATGACCGCAAGCAGATGATCGATCGCGCGATCGCGGACTACGACACCGTGCTCAAGCTCGATCCATCGCTTGCCGATGCGCATAATGCGCGCGGCGAGCTGTGGCGCCGCAAGGGCGACCGGCCGAAGGCGATCATGGATTTCGGCGCCGCCGTCAAGCTCGCTCCCAATCACGCCGCCGCCAAGTCCAATTACAAATCGCTGTCGCTGGAGCTGGAGCGGATCGGCGCCATGATGGCGGTCGCCGGCAAGCCGAGCTTCGATTGCCGCAAGGCGCGCCGGCCGGTGGAGAAGGCGATCTGCGCCAATCCCACGCTTGCCGATCTCGATCGCGAGATCGGCGCGTCGACCTTCCGCGCGGTGCGCGAAGCGCAGAACCCGGGCCAGGCGCGTGAGCTGCAGCGCGAGCAGGATCAGTTCATCGCCCGCCGCAATGCCGAGTTCGGCAAGCCGGGCTACGACCTGCAAAAGGCGATGCGCGAGCGGCTGCAGCGGATCAACGGGGTCGACGGCTACTAG
- a CDS encoding cation:proton antiporter → MLTFEWIIGLLLAAVALSALARRIKVPYPTFLALGGVLLTLLPWAPTWALEPKLALALFVAPVLLDAAFDTSLRDLRNNWLPVSTLVVVAVGVTTAAVAVVAHWLRPDMPWAVAIALGAIVAPPDAAAATAILRQVNLPYRIQKILEGESLLNDASALLIYRVAVGLVAAEHMKIREFVPSITIALVGSLAAGFLFAQVWMMITRRITEAPSAIITQFGGTFMVWIIAEHLGLSGILTIIAYAITISRTAPARTSARLRVSSYAVWETVVFVLNVLAFMLIGLQLRPIWSGLDDEVRWKYCSFAAAILAVVILARILWVMPYGALLRTLKARNLLPAHVVDAVPTLKRGFIVSWCGMRGIVTLAAAFALPEWFPYRDLILLTAFAVVLGSLVIQGLTLRPLILALNFADDDPVGREAARARGVVFRAALDEIDADPSEEAEILRLEYRAVLLRAENDPDGGLTSRELPSDPLRRRAISAARQALLNLRRTEAIGDDAFHLVEEELDRAELSVEA, encoded by the coding sequence TTGCTCACATTCGAATGGATCATCGGCCTGTTGCTCGCAGCGGTGGCGCTGTCGGCGCTGGCGCGGCGGATCAAAGTGCCCTACCCGACCTTCCTGGCGCTCGGCGGCGTGCTGCTGACGCTGCTGCCGTGGGCCCCGACCTGGGCGCTGGAACCCAAACTGGCGCTGGCGCTGTTCGTCGCGCCGGTGCTGCTCGATGCCGCGTTCGACACCTCGCTGCGCGATCTCCGCAACAACTGGCTGCCGGTCTCGACGCTGGTGGTGGTCGCGGTCGGCGTCACGACGGCGGCGGTCGCCGTGGTCGCGCATTGGCTGCGCCCGGACATGCCGTGGGCGGTCGCGATCGCGCTCGGCGCCATCGTGGCGCCGCCGGATGCGGCCGCGGCCACCGCGATCCTGCGCCAGGTCAACCTGCCCTACCGGATCCAGAAGATCCTCGAAGGCGAAAGCCTGCTCAACGATGCCAGCGCGCTGCTGATCTATCGCGTCGCGGTCGGCCTCGTCGCCGCCGAGCATATGAAGATCCGCGAGTTCGTGCCGTCCATCACGATCGCGCTGGTCGGCAGCCTCGCCGCCGGCTTCCTGTTCGCGCAGGTCTGGATGATGATCACGCGCCGCATCACCGAGGCGCCGAGCGCGATCATCACGCAGTTCGGCGGCACCTTCATGGTGTGGATCATCGCCGAGCATCTCGGGCTGTCCGGCATTCTCACCATCATCGCCTATGCGATCACCATCTCGCGCACCGCGCCGGCCCGCACCTCGGCGCGGCTGCGCGTGTCGTCCTACGCGGTGTGGGAAACCGTGGTGTTCGTGCTCAACGTGCTCGCCTTCATGCTGATCGGCCTGCAGTTGCGCCCGATCTGGTCCGGCCTCGACGACGAGGTGCGGTGGAAGTATTGCAGCTTTGCCGCCGCGATCCTCGCCGTCGTGATCCTCGCCCGCATCCTCTGGGTGATGCCTTACGGCGCGCTGCTGCGCACGCTGAAGGCGCGCAACCTGCTGCCCGCCCATGTGGTGGACGCCGTGCCGACCTTGAAGCGCGGCTTCATCGTGTCCTGGTGCGGCATGCGCGGCATCGTCACGCTGGCGGCGGCGTTTGCGCTGCCGGAATGGTTTCCGTATCGCGATCTGATCCTGCTGACGGCGTTTGCCGTGGTGCTCGGTTCGCTTGTGATCCAGGGGCTGACGCTGCGGCCGTTGATCCTGGCGTTGAATTTCGCCGACGACGATCCGGTCGGGCGCGAGGCGGCCCGTGCCCGCGGCGTGGTGTTTCGCGCCGCGCTCGACGAGATCGACGCCGACCCGTCGGAAGAGGCCGAGATCCTCCGGCTCGAATATCGCGCCGTGCTGCTGCGCGCCGAGAATGATCCCGATGGCGGCCTGACCTCGCGCGAGCTGCCGTCGGATCCGCTGCGCCGCCGCGCCATCTCCGCGGCGCGTCAGGCCTTGCTCAATCTGCGCCGCACCGAGGCGATCGGCGACGACGCATTCCATCTGGTCGAGGAAGAACTCGACCGCGCCGAGCTCAGCGTGGAGGCGTAG
- a CDS encoding SDR family NAD(P)-dependent oxidoreductase: protein MDRLKGKVAMVVGAGSIGPGWGNGKATAVTFAREGASVFCVDRNGAAAEETVGIITGEGGKAVAFTADVSRAGEVEAMVAACLKAYGRIDVLDNNVGIAEVGSVVEVGEAEWDRVFAVNLKSAYLSMKHVIPVMIKQGGGSIINISSIASIRHVGISYVSYNASKAAMNQMTRSTAVEFASKHVRVNAILPGLMKTPMVAHSAGLAQSYAKGDVEAMWRARDAQVPMGHMGDAWDVANAALFLASDESKYVTGIELVVDGGITSKSGA from the coding sequence ATGGATCGGCTCAAGGGCAAGGTTGCGATGGTGGTCGGCGCGGGGTCGATCGGGCCCGGCTGGGGCAATGGCAAGGCGACCGCCGTCACCTTTGCGCGCGAGGGCGCCAGCGTATTCTGCGTCGATCGCAATGGCGCCGCGGCGGAGGAGACCGTCGGCATCATCACCGGCGAGGGCGGCAAGGCGGTCGCATTCACCGCCGATGTCTCGCGCGCCGGCGAGGTCGAGGCGATGGTCGCGGCCTGCCTGAAGGCCTATGGCCGCATCGACGTGCTCGACAACAATGTCGGCATCGCCGAGGTCGGCAGCGTGGTGGAAGTAGGGGAAGCCGAATGGGACCGCGTCTTCGCGGTCAACCTCAAGAGCGCCTATCTGTCGATGAAGCACGTCATTCCCGTCATGATCAAGCAGGGCGGCGGCTCGATCATCAACATCTCCTCGATCGCCTCGATCCGCCATGTCGGCATTTCCTATGTCAGCTACAACGCGAGCAAAGCCGCGATGAACCAGATGACACGGTCGACCGCGGTCGAGTTCGCCTCGAAGCATGTCCGCGTCAACGCGATCCTGCCCGGACTGATGAAGACGCCGATGGTCGCGCACTCGGCCGGGCTGGCGCAGAGCTACGCCAAGGGCGATGTCGAGGCGATGTGGCGCGCGCGCGACGCGCAGGTGCCGATGGGGCATATGGGCGACGCCTGGGACGTCGCCAATGCCGCGCTGTTCCTGGCGTCGGATGAATCGAAGTACGTCACCGGCATCGAGCTCGTGGTCGACGGCGGCATCACCTCCAAGTCGGGGGCGTGA
- a CDS encoding DUF1850 domain-containing protein, with protein sequence MAAASAQCGGGGLSLCLASAGIVKVLSIAAFTLAWTHSIEKSAWQEDWLVTPAGLTLQRARVKGTGAGMEPPPAARLVDGWFQWSPPPVPRPEVVLGNSGAAGEWRLCQKGRCQTLSEIFGHPIGANVTTMSVCKNP encoded by the coding sequence ATGGCGGCAGCGTCCGCGCAATGCGGTGGCGGCGGCTTGAGCCTCTGCCTCGCTTCCGCGGGTATCGTGAAGGTGCTGTCGATCGCGGCCTTCACGCTCGCCTGGACGCATTCGATCGAGAAGAGCGCCTGGCAGGAGGACTGGCTGGTCACGCCGGCCGGGCTCACGCTGCAACGGGCGCGCGTCAAGGGCACGGGCGCCGGCATGGAGCCGCCGCCGGCGGCGCGCCTTGTCGATGGCTGGTTTCAATGGTCGCCCCCGCCGGTGCCACGGCCGGAGGTCGTGCTCGGCAATTCCGGCGCCGCGGGTGAATGGCGCCTGTGCCAGAAGGGACGCTGCCAGACGCTATCGGAGATTTTCGGCCATCCGATCGGTGCTAATGTCACGACGATGAGTGTTTGCAAAAATCCGTAG
- a CDS encoding TRAP transporter permease, with product MQQQAEGEQPIKVEFDNFEHGFPEGFGPGAWGYLAYAIGLAFAVFQLYVAAFNYLPSQVVRGVHVGFLILLTFGLIGNFTAKTDFGRAVSWIVGAAGFLCGLYQWIFYADLIARDGDPTNMDLAVGTLLAVLIFEGTRRLMGAALPLMCGACLLYWFFGQYLPSPFNHRGYDFDQIVTHLSFGTEGFYGVPIYVSATYIFLFILFGSFLERAGMIQLFTDVSLGLFGRTRGGPAKVAVFASGMMGTISGSGVANVVTVGQFTIPLMIKFGYRRAFAAGVEATASMGGQIMPPVMGAVAFIMAETLGVPYSEIVKAAVIPAVLYFASAFWMVHLEAGKHGLVGMKRAEIPSAWKALVARWYLVLPLAALVYMLFEGFTPLYAGSMGLALTVALILGASITLGFSNTVLRYIFWIGLALVVAAVSRHGIEIVPVAGVVAGLIVIAAITRGGRATLKACRDSLADSAKSALTVGMACAIVGTIIGMMTQTGVGTIFGSWIIGLGAKSLFLALIMTMLLSILLGTGIPTIPTYIITAALAAPALAKLGVPLIASHMFAFYYGIMADLSPPVALAALAAAPIAKENPDKIGWEAMRIALAGYVIPFIFVYSPALMLQAGDPMQAQLGFYGAVALAAFKALVAIGLFGIVAIGFLFTRLTFIEILVAFGAALCLLGDFPFSDTAGFTLAAAVVLWQWRQRPRNAVAAA from the coding sequence ATGCAGCAGCAGGCTGAGGGCGAGCAGCCCATCAAGGTTGAATTCGACAATTTCGAGCATGGCTTTCCGGAAGGCTTCGGCCCGGGCGCTTGGGGGTATCTGGCCTATGCCATCGGTCTCGCCTTTGCGGTGTTCCAGCTCTATGTCGCGGCCTTCAACTACCTGCCGAGCCAGGTGGTGCGCGGCGTCCATGTCGGCTTCCTGATCCTCCTGACCTTCGGCCTGATCGGCAATTTCACCGCCAAGACCGATTTCGGCCGCGCGGTGAGCTGGATCGTCGGCGCCGCCGGCTTCCTCTGCGGGCTCTATCAGTGGATCTTCTATGCCGACCTGATCGCCCGCGACGGCGATCCGACCAACATGGATCTCGCGGTCGGCACGCTGCTCGCGGTCCTGATCTTCGAGGGCACGCGGCGGCTGATGGGGGCGGCGCTGCCGCTGATGTGCGGCGCCTGTCTGCTCTACTGGTTCTTCGGCCAATATCTGCCGTCGCCGTTCAATCACCGCGGCTATGACTTCGACCAGATCGTCACCCATCTCTCGTTCGGCACCGAAGGCTTCTACGGCGTGCCGATCTACGTCTCGGCGACCTACATCTTCCTGTTCATCCTGTTCGGCTCGTTCCTGGAACGCGCCGGCATGATCCAGCTGTTCACCGACGTCTCGCTCGGCCTGTTCGGCCGCACCCGCGGCGGGCCCGCCAAGGTCGCGGTGTTCGCTTCGGGCATGATGGGCACGATCTCGGGGTCGGGCGTCGCCAACGTCGTTACCGTCGGCCAGTTCACGATCCCCCTGATGATCAAGTTCGGCTATCGCCGCGCCTTCGCCGCGGGCGTCGAGGCCACCGCTTCGATGGGCGGCCAGATCATGCCGCCCGTGATGGGCGCGGTCGCCTTCATCATGGCCGAGACGCTCGGCGTGCCCTATTCGGAGATCGTCAAGGCCGCGGTGATCCCGGCGGTCCTCTACTTCGCCTCGGCGTTCTGGATGGTGCATCTGGAAGCCGGCAAGCATGGCCTCGTCGGCATGAAGCGCGCGGAGATCCCGAGCGCCTGGAAGGCGCTGGTGGCGCGCTGGTATCTCGTGCTGCCGCTCGCGGCGCTGGTCTACATGCTGTTCGAGGGCTTCACGCCGCTCTATGCCGGCAGCATGGGACTTGCGCTCACGGTCGCGCTGATCCTCGGCGCCAGCATCACGCTCGGCTTCTCCAACACCGTCTTGCGCTACATCTTCTGGATCGGCCTCGCGCTGGTGGTCGCCGCGGTCTCGCGCCACGGCATCGAGATCGTTCCGGTCGCCGGCGTCGTCGCCGGGCTGATCGTGATCGCGGCGATCACTCGCGGCGGCCGCGCCACGCTGAAAGCCTGCCGCGACTCGCTCGCCGACAGCGCCAAGTCGGCGCTGACCGTCGGCATGGCCTGCGCCATCGTCGGCACCATCATCGGCATGATGACGCAGACCGGCGTCGGCACCATCTTCGGCAGCTGGATCATCGGACTCGGCGCCAAGAGCCTGTTCCTGGCGCTGATCATGACCATGCTGCTGTCGATCCTGCTCGGCACCGGCATCCCGACGATCCCGACCTACATCATCACCGCGGCGCTGGCCGCGCCGGCGCTCGCCAAGCTCGGCGTGCCGCTGATCGCAAGCCACATGTTTGCGTTCTACTACGGCATCATGGCCGACCTCTCGCCGCCGGTCGCGCTCGCCGCCCTGGCGGCGGCGCCGATCGCCAAGGAGAATCCGGACAAGATCGGCTGGGAGGCGATGCGGATCGCGCTGGCCGGCTACGTCATTCCGTTCATCTTCGTCTATTCGCCGGCGCTGATGCTGCAGGCCGGGGATCCGATGCAGGCGCAGCTCGGCTTCTACGGCGCGGTGGCGCTGGCGGCCTTCAAGGCGCTGGTGGCGATCGGATTGTTCGGCATCGTCGCGATCGGCTTCCTGTTCACGCGGTTGACCTTCATCGAGATCCTGGTCGCCTTCGGCGCCGCGCTCTGCCTGCTCGGCGATTTCCCGTTCTCGGATACGGCGGGCTTCACGCTCGCCGCTGCTGTCGTGCTGTGGCAATGGCGGCAGCGTCCGCGCAATGCGGTGGCGGCGGCTTGA